A single region of the Lotus japonicus ecotype B-129 chromosome 4, LjGifu_v1.2 genome encodes:
- the LOC130713609 gene encoding probable LRR receptor-like serine/threonine-protein kinase At1g14390 isoform X1 gives MKKLWNIWLIPAIILLILVLAPTTSIAQQLTTTENRILFQVQKFLEYPQGLQEWTNFCFLPPSPSLKIVCSNGHVTELTIIGNKTSLLSGSFSIDSFFTVITKLSNLKVLSLVSLGLWGPLPAKINRFSSLQVLNMSSNFIHGEIPSLKLKNLTSLVLADNLFNGSVPPDLETLTCLEELNLGGNKLGSHFPSFLFSLPSLHQINLSSNHLSGNLSMPCAPASALTFVDISHNLLVGKLPSCIIASKAEVLYSGNCLLSVKQKQRPPSYCNKKAAPALAVKPPSSNSKEKESGIKLGLLLGLIGGGIVLVGIAGLLLLLLLIFNKSKAKRSYHNSQTFVAHKFSPAVPNVNVARRVPQTTRLAAIGLPPYRIFTSEEIEDATNNFDASNLIEEGTQGQLYKGWLRDGSVVLVNCAKIKHRDLPYNSSIMQHLEILPNLRHRHMVSVVGHSVITHQDPPQSTTTVFIVFEYISNVSLRDQLTDRRKREILKWPQRMAISIGIARGVQFLHTEITPAIFGNNLKIHNILLDDSLNAKLSGYNIPLPSKEDNLERFNMLCSTHSAEKEDIYLLGVILLEVITGRQIATSSEVQELKDELETGSSDTASILLRSAIDPSLRGSYAYESMRTAVQITINCLSKVPSKRPSIEDVLWNLHYSMQVQESWTSSGNLSTKL, from the exons ATGAAGAAATTGTGGAATATTTGGTTGATTCCTGCAATCATTCTTCTGATTCTGGTGCTTGCTCCTACTACTTCAATTGCACAGCAGCTAACGACAACTGAGAATAGAATTCTTTTCCAAGTACAGAAATTTCTTGAATATCCTCAAGGTCTTCAAGAATGGACAAATTTCTGCTTCCTCCCTCCCTCACCTTCCCTGAAGATAGTTTGCTCAAATGGTCATGTCACAGAGTTAACTATTATAGGAAACAAAACTTCCTTACTCTCAGGAAGCTTCTCAATTGATTCCTTCTTTACTGTGATCACAAAGCTTTCAAATTTGAAGGTGTTGTCATTGGTGTCCTTGGGTTTGTGGGGTCCTTTACCCGCAAAGATCAACCGCTTCTCCTCTCTGCAAGTGCTAAACATGAGCTCAAATTTCATTCACGGGGAAATCCCatctttgaaattgaaaaatctGACCAGTTTGGTTTTGGCTGATAATCTCTTCAATGGAAGTGTTCCACCAGATCTGGAAACCCTcacttgtcttgaagagctcaACTTGGGTGGTAACAAACTAGGTTCTCATTTCCCATCCTTTCTGTTCTCTCTTCCTTCCCTTCACCAAATAAACTTGTCTTCAAACCACCTAAGTGGTAACCTATCTATGCCATGTGCTCCTGCATCTGCACTAACATTTGTAGATATCTCACACAACCTTCTGGTAGGAAAATTACCATCCTGTATTATTGCTTCAAAGGCCGAGGTGCTATACTCTGGGAACTGTTTGTTAAGTGTGAAACAAAAACAACGTCCACCTTCATATTGCAATAAAAAAGCAGCACCAGCTTTAGCAGTTAAGCCTCCTTCTTCCAATTCGAAGGAAAAGGAATCGGGTATTAAATTAGGCCTACTACTTGGTCTAATTGGAGGAGGAATTGTGCTTGTAGGAATTGCAGGACTACTACTACTGCTTCTACTCATCTTCAACAAGTCTAAAGCAAAAAGATCATATCATAACTCCCAAACGTTTGTTGCTCATAAATTTTCTCCAGCAGTACCAAATGTTAATGTTGCAA GACGTGTTCCACAGACAACGAGGCTAGCTGCAATTGGACTGCCACCATACCGTATTTTTACATCAGAGGAAATTGAAGATGCAACAAACAACTTTGATGCATCAAATCTTATAGAAGAAGGAACGCAGGGACAG CTATATAAAGGTTGGCTCAGAGATGGCTCAGTGGTCCTGGTTAATTGTGCAAAAATAAAGCACAGAGATTTGCCCTATAATAGCAGCATCATGCAGCACTTAGAGATATTACCCAATTTGAGACATAGGCATATGGTGAGTGTTGTTGGACACTCTGTCATTACTCATCAGGACCCTCCCCAATCCACCACCACTGTATTCATTGTATTTGAGTACATCTCAAATGTGTCACTCAGGGATCAACTTACAG ATaggagaaaaagagaaattctGAAATGGCCCCAAAGAATGGCAATCAGCATAGGCATTGCAAGAGGAGTCCAGTTTTTGCACACAGAAATTACTCCTGCCATATTTGGCAATAATTTAAAGATTCACAACATTCTGTTGGATGATAGTCTCAATGCAAAACTTAGTGGATACAACATTCCCTTGCCATCCAAGGAAGATAATTTAGAAAG GTTCAATATGTTATGCAGCACACATAGTGCAGAAAAGGAAGATATTTATCTTCTGGGTGTAATTCTACTTGAAGTTATCACAGGCAGACAAATAGCAACCTCCAGTGAAGTACAAGAGCTCAAGGACGAG CTAGAGACAGGTTCATCAGACACAGCATCAATACTTCTAAGAAGTGCAATTGATCCTTCCCTGAGGGGAAGTTATGCATATGAATCAATGAGGACTGCAGTTCAGATTACCATCAACTGTCTCTCCAAGGTTCCTAGTAAGCGCCCTTCAATAGAGGATGTTCTCTGGAATTTACACTACTCAATGCAAGTTCAAGAGTCATGGACCAGTAGTGGAAACCTCAGCACAAAATTATAG
- the LOC130713609 gene encoding probable LRR receptor-like serine/threonine-protein kinase At1g14390 isoform X2, producing MKKLWNIWLIPAIILLILVLAPTTSIAQQLTTTENRILFQVQKFLEYPQGLQEWTNFCFLPPSPSLKIVCSNGHVTELTIIGNKTSLLSGSFSIDSFFTVITKLSNLKVLSLVSLGLWGPLPAKINRFSSLQVLNMSSNFIHGEIPSLKLKNLTSLVLADNLFNGSVPPDLETLTCLEELNLGGNKLGSHFPSFLFSLPSLHQINLSSNHLSGNLSMPCAPASALTFVDISHNLLVGKLPSCIIASKAEVLYSGNCLLSVKQKQRPPSYCNKKAAPALAVKPPSSNSKEKESGIKLGLLLGLIGGGIVLVGIAGLLLLLLLIFNKSKAKRSYHNSQTFVAHKFSPAVPNVNVARRVPQTTRLAAIGLPPYRIFTSEEIEDATNNFDASNLIEEGTQGQLYKGWLRDGSVVLVNCAKIKHRDLPYNSSIMQHLEILPNLRHRHMVSVVGHSVITHQDPPQSTTTVFIVFEYISNVSLRDQLTDRRKREILKWPQRMAISIGIARGVQFLHTEITPAIFGNNLKIHNILLDDSLNAKLSGYNIPLPSKEDNLESTHSAEKEDIYLLGVILLEVITGRQIATSSEVQELKDELETGSSDTASILLRSAIDPSLRGSYAYESMRTAVQITINCLSKVPSKRPSIEDVLWNLHYSMQVQESWTSSGNLSTKL from the exons ATGAAGAAATTGTGGAATATTTGGTTGATTCCTGCAATCATTCTTCTGATTCTGGTGCTTGCTCCTACTACTTCAATTGCACAGCAGCTAACGACAACTGAGAATAGAATTCTTTTCCAAGTACAGAAATTTCTTGAATATCCTCAAGGTCTTCAAGAATGGACAAATTTCTGCTTCCTCCCTCCCTCACCTTCCCTGAAGATAGTTTGCTCAAATGGTCATGTCACAGAGTTAACTATTATAGGAAACAAAACTTCCTTACTCTCAGGAAGCTTCTCAATTGATTCCTTCTTTACTGTGATCACAAAGCTTTCAAATTTGAAGGTGTTGTCATTGGTGTCCTTGGGTTTGTGGGGTCCTTTACCCGCAAAGATCAACCGCTTCTCCTCTCTGCAAGTGCTAAACATGAGCTCAAATTTCATTCACGGGGAAATCCCatctttgaaattgaaaaatctGACCAGTTTGGTTTTGGCTGATAATCTCTTCAATGGAAGTGTTCCACCAGATCTGGAAACCCTcacttgtcttgaagagctcaACTTGGGTGGTAACAAACTAGGTTCTCATTTCCCATCCTTTCTGTTCTCTCTTCCTTCCCTTCACCAAATAAACTTGTCTTCAAACCACCTAAGTGGTAACCTATCTATGCCATGTGCTCCTGCATCTGCACTAACATTTGTAGATATCTCACACAACCTTCTGGTAGGAAAATTACCATCCTGTATTATTGCTTCAAAGGCCGAGGTGCTATACTCTGGGAACTGTTTGTTAAGTGTGAAACAAAAACAACGTCCACCTTCATATTGCAATAAAAAAGCAGCACCAGCTTTAGCAGTTAAGCCTCCTTCTTCCAATTCGAAGGAAAAGGAATCGGGTATTAAATTAGGCCTACTACTTGGTCTAATTGGAGGAGGAATTGTGCTTGTAGGAATTGCAGGACTACTACTACTGCTTCTACTCATCTTCAACAAGTCTAAAGCAAAAAGATCATATCATAACTCCCAAACGTTTGTTGCTCATAAATTTTCTCCAGCAGTACCAAATGTTAATGTTGCAA GACGTGTTCCACAGACAACGAGGCTAGCTGCAATTGGACTGCCACCATACCGTATTTTTACATCAGAGGAAATTGAAGATGCAACAAACAACTTTGATGCATCAAATCTTATAGAAGAAGGAACGCAGGGACAG CTATATAAAGGTTGGCTCAGAGATGGCTCAGTGGTCCTGGTTAATTGTGCAAAAATAAAGCACAGAGATTTGCCCTATAATAGCAGCATCATGCAGCACTTAGAGATATTACCCAATTTGAGACATAGGCATATGGTGAGTGTTGTTGGACACTCTGTCATTACTCATCAGGACCCTCCCCAATCCACCACCACTGTATTCATTGTATTTGAGTACATCTCAAATGTGTCACTCAGGGATCAACTTACAG ATaggagaaaaagagaaattctGAAATGGCCCCAAAGAATGGCAATCAGCATAGGCATTGCAAGAGGAGTCCAGTTTTTGCACACAGAAATTACTCCTGCCATATTTGGCAATAATTTAAAGATTCACAACATTCTGTTGGATGATAGTCTCAATGCAAAACTTAGTGGATACAACATTCCCTTGCCATCCAAGGAAGATAATTTAGAAAG CACACATAGTGCAGAAAAGGAAGATATTTATCTTCTGGGTGTAATTCTACTTGAAGTTATCACAGGCAGACAAATAGCAACCTCCAGTGAAGTACAAGAGCTCAAGGACGAG CTAGAGACAGGTTCATCAGACACAGCATCAATACTTCTAAGAAGTGCAATTGATCCTTCCCTGAGGGGAAGTTATGCATATGAATCAATGAGGACTGCAGTTCAGATTACCATCAACTGTCTCTCCAAGGTTCCTAGTAAGCGCCCTTCAATAGAGGATGTTCTCTGGAATTTACACTACTCAATGCAAGTTCAAGAGTCATGGACCAGTAGTGGAAACCTCAGCACAAAATTATAG